The window TTGGTGATGATTTCAGGAGCTTTGCAACCTATAATAGATAGTGCTGAAAGTGAGATGAGAATGAAATATGGGAGTATTGGTTTCATGGTAGTGAGGATAATATCCCACCGGATATGCTCCGATGGGATGGGTAGCTAGTTGGTTATTTCCTTACTGCTGTGATAATGGGTTTGGCCACAAAGTCGTAAACAAAGACCTGACCTACTAGGGCCAAAATTACTTCAAGTACTCCAATGCCATTATGAAACATCAGGGCTATTGCAGCAAACAAGATGGTAATAATAATAGTGGCTGTCTTGCCTCCAATGGAGGGAAAGAACCTTAACAATAATTGGGTGCCCAAAAGGATAAGTGATCCTAATGTGCCGATTTCAGGAAGATTTTCCATGATTGTATGGTTTTGGTTTATGATTTAGTGAAATATAGGTCAGCTTCTGCTTTCCGTCTGGTAACAAGTCCGGGAAGTACCTTGCCTTTGGCATGTACCCACTTGTTGAATTCATTTCTAATAGATGGGTCCCATCGATTTGTATTGACTTTTTTTAGCAGGGTGGATTTTTTGAGTGCTCCAAGTCCAATATTGAACGCGAAGGAAACTAAGGCTGAAAATTGGTTGTGATTTAATTCCCTGGAAAGTAGGTACCTGATTTGCTTTTCAAAGGATTCAAGGGTATAATCAAGCATTCTTTCGGCTTTTTCCTGTGTGATTATATCCCCTATTTTCACCCATTTTCCATCTGGGTAGAATGTAGACCCATAACCAATAGTAGGAACACCTGCAGGGCAGATATAAGCATTAAGCTTTAAGCCTTCTGATTTTTTTATTAGCTCTCTGGCTGCTTCGTTGGTTTTCATTTTTTGAAGGGATTGGATTCTGAAGAATAATTAAAGCTAGCGCAATATTGCCCTTGGTGTAAGGTTCATATAATTGATCTGGTGGAATGACAAAATGATCACCTCTATGATATATTTTATTTGATTGCTTTTCGTGAACCTCACCGAGCAGGATATAGCATTCCTTGGATAAGCCGTCCAGCTTGTGAGGGTAAGGCGTGGAATTAGCCGGGTAATAAAGTATGTAGTGATTTGAATGCTTTGGTAGCTTGCAAATGGATGGGCTATTTTCACTTTCTGGCAAAATAGGAATGGGTAAAAGCTTCTTTTCGGCTTTGGAAAGCTTCTTTCTAAGGCCGTGAAGAGCTATATTGGTACACTCCATTGTGAAATTATGGAGGATATCTGCTATTGTCTCTTTATTTAAAATTAGTTCCATTATTGAATCTCTTTATAGCTGCGAGCAATTCAACAGAAAGCTCAACCACTCTGTGTGTCATTTCTAATTTTTGATTGTCCGATTTCTCCAGCTTTTCCCTGACCTTTTCAATGTCTTTTTCCATTTTCTCGCGCACATCATTTGTTTCCTTCTCCTTTTCCTTGATCCTGTCCAAGTATTTTTTACTGCTTGACTTACGTTCATTATTAAGCCAAATAATTGCAATAAACAACAACACTATAAGAAGGGCTAAGGCACCTTTCTCTAGTGGGTTTGACATTAAATCTATTTGACATAATTGCATTTGGTAGGGGTTTTTCTAATCAGAAAAAGGCTAATCCGGCATCGGGATCGTTACGTGGGATATGATCCTCCGTTGTCTCATCTGAAATATAATTGGTACTTAGTTTGTATTCTGGGAAATACTGTGCATTTGACTGGCAATATTCTAGAAGTTCACGCAATGCACCTTGTGCTTTGACTGCGTAAGTTTTGGCTATCAGCTGAACGGTCTCCTGGCTGGCCGTGGCTTTGACAGAAGAACTACTGCTTTGGATCTTGTCCAGAATAAGAGGTCCATTGTCTGAAAGTACGAGCATGGTATCTGTGAAACCTTCTCCGATCGTGCCATAAGCCAAGGCTCTCGATGCCAATCTATGAGCCTTTTTAAGTCTTGCTTTTTGGCTGGAATCTTCCTCTGACTCATAAGTCAGTATCTTTTGCCAAAAATCAGGGCCGATGGACTCTTCAACTACTTCTTCTTGGAAGTATTCTAAGGTGGGCAAAAGCTTGTGAAACAATACCCGGCTATTGCCAAGATTGACAAACCGCTGAAATTGCTTGAGTGTGCTGATTAGGGATATCTGGGAAGCCTTGAAAGTATCTGTTGCCTCCCATAATGTTTTAAGTTCGCCATCAGGTAAAATTTCCATCAGCTCCAAAGCAGATTCTATGGCAGACCATCCTGAAATGGAACAGCTTTCTTTGAGGTCGGCTACTTGCCATTGGAAAGCTGTTTTAACATTCTCAGTGGATGTGATATGAATGCCTGAGCTGTCTAAAACGACCTGCCCAAAACTGATGTATTCAAGCAGGGAAAGATGAGCGGTGGCCTCAGAAAGCAATTCAAATAACTTATGCTCCTTGGTGTCTGGCGCAAAGGCAGTATCAGTAATACGCCTATATATGCCTACTCCGAATTGCTTTTGGATAATATCACGTTCTACCATTTTAATTTTTGGTAGGATGTCACCAAATTCCAATTGCAAAGAAACTGGCAAGTGCTGTTTGAATTCATTTATATTATTGATCAGCATCTTGATTTTGGTTAGGTGTGGTATCTCTTTTTGAGGGAGATATTTCATTTAGTGTTTGCAGATAAGGCCTACCTAGATACCAGTGGGTTTCCCAATCCTCATTGTTCCATCCATTATGCCAACTGGAATATTGAAATGGGTCTAAAATGATGTCTTCATGCGGTGTAACGAGACTCATGTAAATATTGAGTGCTTCACGTTTGTCAGATCCATTTCGGCTGGACCCACCTTTTCCCGGGATAAGTCCTGCCAAGGATGGGTCAATCCCTGTGGCAGACATAATTTTGATTACCACTTCAGAACTATCTGCCAATAAAGCCCCGTCTTTCATCTTGTCATCAATGGCCGTGATCTTCCATCCACCGTATTCTTTACCCATAGAGGTTTTGAACATGGTGTAAACAGATTTACCGGCGTTTGATGCTCCTGTTAATACATCGTTGATTATTTTGAATTCCTTTTCAATAGCTTTTTTCCTCTCAGCTGCTTTCATAGTTCCCCAATTGGGATACCTCTCTGACATCCAATAATCGGGCATTTCGATGTGGTATCGAATGAGGGATAGGTTTTTTAGGATAGAAGCTTTGACTTCCGGAATCATAGCCCCAAAATCTAACCACTTACTTGTCTGTAAAGACCACCAGTGGACTAGTTGGTAATAGTTTTTTCCAGTGGGATAACTAAGGGGAAAAATGTACTTGAGGGTTTCGCCTCTTTGTTCTTTTAACTCCTCCGGAAATGTATTTAGGATGTCCAGGCATGTGACTGTTTGTAGCTTTTTATCCTTAGCAGATCCTGACCATTCTTCCCAATCTGGATGAAGATAAACGAAAGGTATATCACCATTCTTACGCTTGGCATACCGGCAATCCTCAGCTTCCATAGCAGCAATACGTGTGACTTTTTGTCTATCCTCAGATAATATGATTTGTGGAAAAACATTTAATAGATCATAAAAATCTATAGCTGCATTTAATAGATAGTGCCTGTTTCTGTATTTGAATTGATCGATTTCATAAGCCATTTTCCTTGTTTCCGAATACTTATCGAAATCAATAGGTTTTTTGGTGTATCTGTCTCTGATGGTGTACTTTAGACCACCTCCATATAGGGCACGGGCTTTCCAGTCAAGGGCATTGACCAAATCCGGGTTATTCTCTTTTATTTTCCGGGCTATTTTTGGAAAGTCATTATTTTTGCCCCATTCTGCAATCGGTAGAGATTCCATCTCTTCTTCATTAGAAGGAGGTAGCTTGCTCGGTTTTGTCTTATTGTACTCTTTTGTAGAAAACAGTACTGGTGATTTTGATTCATCAAAATAGACAATAGATGCATCTGAATTGCTTACCATATTATTCTTAGTCCGTTGAAATATGTAATTAATCGAATGTGGACTTTTGTAATGCTCCCGTCAGGTGATGAAACATTTCGGGTGGCATTTTCATAGTGCTTAGGAGATTTGGAACCTGCGAAACCATCAACTCTTCTGATATGAATAGGTAAACCTTTGACATGTTTGGTAAGTACTCCACCTTTGATTTCTTTTCTTTCACCGCCTTTATTCAATTTTTTATCAGCAGTATAAAAAACAATAGAAAATGGCACAGGTCTATTTTTATGATCTAATCGATCCATTGCCCGGAGGGCATCTCTAAGTCTTATACTAGCGTTTTTTAATTCCACGTGTGAAATATAGCGGATGCACAAACAGGTGTGTAGGACGAATTAAAAACTGATACAACCTCCTAATTTTGACCGCAAAAGGTCATGTATTAAAATATAAAAATTTGAAAATCAGCCCATTAACCGTTTTGCAAAAAAAAGGTTAATGGGCTTTTCCAAATTTTTTGACGGCATACCCTGTCCGCCTTTTGCAATTGCAAAGGGCAAAAAAATACCCGTATGTGACACGGGTAGTTAAAACCAAATTTTATTTTGATTTATAAAGTAAAGGAAAATTACATAGAAGTAGCCAATAAAAAAGAGTTGTTTCCATTCATCATTGGCCTATATTTAGCCCACACCAGACAATCTAGAGCTTCCCCCCCGTGGGTTGCATGTTCAGGAGCAATTGACTTTTTAAGCTCGCTAGATTTATCTTTTTCAAAATCGCCTTTTCTATCTTTTTTTGTAACAGTTGCTTTTAATGAGATCAATAGATCAATATTATTTCCCCTATTTATTCGGAATGGTTTTAATTGTTTATCCCCTGCTAAAACTTGTTGCCATAAGTAGAACCTAGACCGATGACCAGATGATTTTCCTATATAATTTGGAATGACATTCCAACCTTTGGAAGTTAATTCACTAATCCATTCATCTGCAAAACTTATATCAGATTTAGCATCCTCCCCTACTGCAGTATGGTCAAAATTAAAGATTACAGAATTATTGACTTTCTTCTTTAGTTTATAGTATTTATCAAAATTATAAACTAAGTCTTTTATTTTTTTTGGTTTCAATACAAATAATGAATTAATAACATCAAAGCTTGAATCCTTCTCCTGCCCTATTGTTACCCAATTAATTGCTACATTATAATCACAACCTAGTTCTAAGGGTAATTCCCAAACCAAATCTCCATCAAACCTACAATCCTTTTCAGTTCTGCCAGATAACCCATCTATGAAGTCGTTGTTCGGTGCATAGTAACCGTGTTTTTCTTCTTCGAGCAAATGATAGAATGAATTTTCAGGCTTGCTTGGTTTTTTATTTAATACCGACAATGAAAATTCAAATGGTGTAAGGGTATCTTTTAGGTTCTCTAATACCTTTATCCCTAATGCATGAATGTTGTCCATCGTGGATGCTCTACTCACATAATTAAGGCCTATTCTTAATGTATTGATATAATCCAAATACATATCAATTTCCTTTTCAATCTGTTTCTTTCTTCTTTTACTAGCTTTATGGGATTCTTCATTTAAATCAAATATCTCTTTTTGAATAGCTAAAATTAATTGAGGAATTTCCCGATCGCTATCTTTTTCAATATCATATATCCAATCACCTGGCATTCCAGGTGTTGGCTGATCTGTGGTAAGTAATAAACTTTCACAACAAGATTGGTCACCATAAAGGTGTGCTTGGCCTCTGAGGGTTAATAATACTTCTTTGAATTTTTCTCTAGGGAAGAATTTAACCTCATCTGCGTAAATATAAGCCAATGATGCTCCATTGGAAATATTGATTCTATCGATTGAAATCAACAATTGGGCTGATCCATTGTACCATTTTATAAGATGGGTATTAACGTCTGGTTGTCTATAACAATTAGGAATCTTTAAATTTTCAGGAGGTGCTTTTTTTACCCAATAATGGACATTCTCTTTATAGCCCATTCTTTCCCAACCCACCTTTAAGGCTGGGATTATCATATTTAATAATTTATCATAGGTAATAGAAACTATCCCTCCTAGTGAACCAGGCATATCCATAGCATTCCTCGCTATAAACTCAGCACCGGGGCCTTCCGTTTTGCCTGTACCCCTACCCCATATGCATGTGGAAAGTTGCGCTCTAACTAATGACATCTCTAATTGTGGTAAGTTATAGTGTATTTTTTTAATCTTCTCCATCTCCATCAGTAGGTTCCAAAACTATAGCATCTTCAATTTCGTCAAGTCTCTTTTTTTCTTCCACCAATTTTTTAACTCTTGTTTTCCAATTGGCAGGAAGCTTCGTATTCAACTCTTCAGGGAAAAATCCTACTTCAAAGGTGGGTACCTGTATTTGCTTATAAATATCTGCTTCGCTGGTCCCCATAAACTCCTTTATGGCATTTTTATATTCCTTCATAAGACCAGTGAAGGTCTTACCATCACCACTTTCTTTTGCCAAATTGATCCCTGTGATAAGAAATTGCATGTAAGTGTCAATATGAAATTGTTTGTTGAAATTGGTTAGGTCTCCAAATGCTTCCTGTGTTTCATTATAGATTCTCTTTGCTGTAGAATAGGAAATACCCCACAGACCTTCCATCATTGAAATAACCTTTTTGGCACCTCCATACTTTTGGATGAGGTTGGAGCATTCCTTCATTCTATTAATTTTTTCTTCTAATGCTGGGCTCAGTTCTGCATTGGGTAGTTTACCTTGATGATAGAGAACTATCTTTTCAACATCTGTTCTTAGGCCTAGTTGATCTTTCTTTTTTTCCGGCCATCTGTTTTGAAGCACATTATTGTTTTCGGTATTTTTAGCCATCAGTATTCTTTCCTTTTGAGTGAGTCAATTAGTTTAGTAGCATAAGATTGAGCTGCTGAACTCCCATTTCTTGCCAAGTCCATAATGCTTTTTCTGATTTCTGCCTCAGCTTTGAGATGCCCTACCTTTATGCCTTTCTTTATTTCCGGGGTTAATTCACTTAACTCTAGAATTTCTTTTATCTCATCACTGGTAAATAGTAATTTTGCAAATTCTTTAGCTTCTTCTACTTTATTGATCTCACTCATAATCCACCTTCTTTTCTGTAAATTTCTTTTTCTATCCAGTCAATATTAAATTGAGCGGTTTTTTCATCGGTAAAAATTACGCCCGCTTCTAATCTCGGATTTTTGGATAGGTTTGCAGACCCTATCACAGTTACTTGCCATTCTGAATTCTTCAATACTAAAACCTTGGCATGACATTTCGTTAATCGAATATTGGTAATGATATTACCTGCAAGTTGAAATGCTTCAGGTTTGTTTTTAGCTATCCTGTAATCCAGGATAGCATTAAGTTCAGTGATTAGGCCCTTCTTTATCATCTCCACCATACAGCGCAAAGGTTCCTCGCTAATTGTCCAAGTGGTAAACCATAGTTTACAAGGCCCGGTCTGAATCATTATGTATTCCATCAATTGATGTAGTGACCAGCTGCCACCTGTGGCAAATGGAAGCACGATGTTTTTTTCCAAATCACCTATCCCTGTTTTTAATGATTTTAAGCTGGAAAGAAGCATTGGAGAAGGTTGTGAAATAAATCGTATTGATGATCCTTGGGGGCTATTTTCCTCCTGAGTTGAATTGGTTAAATCATTTATTGAAAATAAACTCATGACAAATTCCTTTCTAATTCTAGTTTCTCAGCTTCCCACTCAGGTATTTTTTCTGCTTTGAGTTTACCTTTCCTGGCTTTGCTAATGTATGTTCTCAGGGTATTTATCCTTTTTGTCTTTTGTGATTCACTTAGGTTTTCAATACCTGCCGAATTAAAATTCGGGGCATGGCCATGTTCTTTGATAAAGTCTGATTTATCCCACAATTCTTGAACTTGGTCCATCAGGCTTAGAATTTTAAAAACCATCTGTTCTTTCCTTTCAGGATCCTGCTCATGTTCTAGTTCTATGAATAGAAAATTAGCTTCTTTAAATAGAGGAGACCATTCTTCCCTCAATGGTGAAGATGGGTCAATTTTACTATGTAATTGAGTGGTTGCTTCGTTAGTTTTTTCTAACTCTTTTAACTTAGGATCATCTTGAATCTCTGTCTCATTTTCTATTTCCAATAAATATTCATGTAATGCTTTCTTTAGTTTCAATCTATTAAAATTATCCTCACCGGAGGATAGCATTTCTTTTATGAATTGTTTGCCTTTAACATTACTTTTAAACCAATCCAAAGCTTCATTGTAATTGAAATCATCTAATATTTCTTTCAAAGATTGAATAGGTCCTGTAGGAAAGTATTTTCTGAAAAATTGATCTACTAGCTTATCCACGTTATAAGTATTGCTACTAAGTACCAAGTCAGGTTTGATCCACTTGGTCTTTTCCGAGTACCTTTTTATAAGTTCCTCCGGACTGAGCCCTTTCCCATATTGTGGTACTACATGAAAATGACCTTGTTTTTCTCTGTTATAATGTCTTTCAAGACATACATCTTCAGGGCAGTTGATTTCTATTAAAAATATTTTGTGTTGATCAGCTGTTAATCTATAGTGGATATCTTTAAAAAACCTAGTAGCACCGGTAGTTTCATAGATTATTTTATTATGCTTAGTTATTTCATTTTGAGTAGCAATAGCTACTTCCTTTTCAAATTCCAAAGGATTATGAGATTCGGTCAATACATCTTCAAATTTTCTTTTTCGAAAATCATCCAAACATATGTAGGTGTAATTACTTGTCTTCTTTAATAACGCTTTGCAGAAAGAGCTCTTTCCACTCCCCATATTACCGGTTACAATTATTATTTCTTTCATAGTACTAATATGAAAGGTTATTGCAATTGCAATCAGGACAGATTGCAATTGCAACTGATCTAGAGGTTGAGTTTATCTAGATCAAATACCTTTGAATAGGCAACATCCTTATATTTACCAAGTAATTTCATATAAGATTCTGTGTATTTTTCAATCTTATCTACTGATTCAAATACATCCATAAGTCTAGTAACTCTTTCTTCGTTTTCATTGATGTATGCCCAAAACTTGATAATTGTTCGGGTAAATTCATTCACTCTTAAGAAAGGAATCACAGATCCTACCAGCTGCCTTCGAAATATCTGCATTCTCCATAGTCCATCCAGAAGAAAATACATTCTATCTCTTTCATCCGTTGTTTTCATTATTATTACAAAACAGTTTGGGCAAGGTTTTCTCAAGGGTTTTCCTGTATTATAGCCTCTTGATAATGCAAAAAGGTGTGGCTGTCCCGATAAATCCATTTTTTCATTGTAGGTTTTAATACTAAATCTTACCATGACTTCACTGCCGACTTTTTTCTCCTGGCTCTGGAGGTTTAAATGTGAAGCCATCACACCCCCGGATTTAGGCATAAATGGCAAGGTGGAGTTTACCAAAAACCTCTAAGTTGATATCTATTATTTTGGTGAATCTACCTTGGTTCTCTACCTGATGTATTTCCAACCTGTATGCATACATCCGGGTAAATTTCGAACACATTTATCCAGCCATTTTATTTTTTAGGAACACAAAAAAAGACCCCTAAGGGCCTTTCGTTTGATTTTTGTGCTTATTTTTTACTTTTTGGTTTTGTCTTAGATTTTTTGCTGATATAGGCTGTATGGGATCTACCATAGTTGTCTTTTGACTTAAGAGCAGCTACTTCAAAAATCAAATATTCTTTCTCTTGGTACTTAACCAAATCAGATTTTAAAATTTCTTCTATGGTTTCCTTACTTATGGTTACCCTTACGATATCCATGTTATTTACTTTTGATCCTTTTCCGATAAATTTTTTTTGAAATTGTGTCATGATTGAAATTTGTTAAGGTTTTTAATTTGATTATGCCTGAGATTAGTGAATGGATATTTTCATTTTAAGACAAGGACCATGTATAAAAACCGGGAAGGATTCCTCTGGAAAACCCTGTTTTTATACATGGACTAAAAGGTTCCTTGTCTAATGAAAATCCCTTCACATCTTTGCATAGATCATAATTATACTACCGGACAAATAATCATGTACAATTAAAATACGGAAAAATAAAAGATATAATTAATTGGTTAGGTGATAACATTCTGTTTTGATGGAAAAACAAAATCTGATGGATAAAAAAAGTTATGATGTCGATTTTGGATCAATTGAGGGCAAAAAATATAAAACCAAAAATAAAAACTTAAAATCAAGGGTAAATACGATGGTAATTTTATGGTAATTAAAAAAAGGGGTTGCCCCCTTCATAAATAGCCATCATCGGCAAAGCTTAAATATTCATTCTTGGTTAAAATTATATGATCAAGTAACGGTATATCCATAGTATTAGCTGCATTCTTTAGTTTTTTGGTTAAATTTCTATCTGCTACAGATGGTTTCAAATTCCCCGACGGATGATTATGTGCCACTATTATTCCTGAAGCATGTGCCAAAATCGCATATTGGATGATTATTTTAATATCTACAATTACAGATGAGCTACCACCGGTAGATACTATTTTATAGGATGTAATTGCATTAGCTCTGTTTAGAGTCATGACGCAGAAACTTTCACAATATTCTAAAGTATCTATATCCCATATTTGGCGGAGAAATGTTTCTACATCATCTGAACAAGTAACCGTGGAAAAGGGTATTTCTGTAGGCCTGTAAGATATACGAGCTTCTCCTATTGTCCGAAATATTTCTTTTTGGGTTGTTGTTTCCATAATTGACTGCCGACTTTTTGCTCCTGGCTCTGGAGGTATATTAATTTGATTTTGGCCAAACCAATGTCAGATGAATTGAATAAGGGCAATTGGAAACGGAATAAATAAGCGGGGGATTAGCGCGTTGTTTTATGCCGTAGTCTCTTGCCCCGTTTCAATTCAGGCTGACTACCTTTGCAAATATCTAATTACTATATAGGTTGATATTGGCTTAGGGATAGTAGCAAAGTACCGTGTACTGCGGATAGCCCGACCCTCTTTTTAGAGGGTAAGCCCCTTAAAATTTTCCTAATTATAACATTTATAACATTACAAATCAACTAATTTGTATATCAAATACTTAAAAATGCATTACAAAAAAAGAACTACCCCATATAAAAGGCAGTTCTTCTATCATCTATATTAAATAAATTGGCAAGAATTCTTTTAAATCATTTATCTACGACCCTACTCGAACCAGGATCATAATGTAAACTTACATATCCAAGATTTTTCGACACATCCTTCTTTGTTTTGGCTAATTCTGGGGAAAGTAACTTAGTTTTATTAATTCCTTCTACACTACAATATAACCTCGGTGGATCGAATAAATAAGCCTCAATTAAACCCCAAGTAAAATTCCTCTCAGAATATTCTAGTGACTGTATTTCATCAAGGTGGATAAATTCTTGTACCGCCGGTTCTATTTGCATTACCAGGTAATGCCCATCTGGAAGGTCATCTGATAATACCTGATTTTTCGGTACTTCTTCTGGATAGTCGGGGATTACTGTGGTAACGAAGCCCGTCAATAATACCGCTAAGGACAACATAAAGATTAATGTTTTCATAAGCTTAATTTTTGGTTACATTTTATTATGGTTTTTATACTGACTTAAACATAATACATCACATGATATACCATTGGGACAATAAAAAAGCCCCGATCTCACTTTACTGAATCGAGGCTTTAGTCAATTAACAATAAACCCAAAATTTCAACACTTAAATATTTTTCTTC of the Cyclobacterium marinum DSM 745 genome contains:
- a CDS encoding lysozyme, with translation MKTNEAARELIKKSEGLKLNAYICPAGVPTIGYGSTFYPDGKWVKIGDIITQEKAERMLDYTLESFEKQIRYLLSRELNHNQFSALVSFAFNIGLGALKKSTLLKKVNTNRWDPSIRNEFNKWVHAKGKVLPGLVTRRKAEADLYFTKS
- a CDS encoding DUF6943 family protein, coding for MASHLNLQSQEKKVGSEVMVRFSIKTYNEKMDLSGQPHLFALSRGYNTGKPLRKPCPNCFVIIMKTTDERDRMYFLLDGLWRMQIFRRQLVGSVIPFLRVNEFTRTIIKFWAYINENEERVTRLMDVFESVDKIEKYTESYMKLLGKYKDVAYSKVFDLDKLNL
- a CDS encoding DUF6712 family protein, with product MLINNINEFKQHLPVSLQLEFGDILPKIKMVERDIIQKQFGVGIYRRITDTAFAPDTKEHKLFELLSEATAHLSLLEYISFGQVVLDSSGIHITSTENVKTAFQWQVADLKESCSISGWSAIESALELMEILPDGELKTLWEATDTFKASQISLISTLKQFQRFVNLGNSRVLFHKLLPTLEYFQEEVVEESIGPDFWQKILTYESEEDSSQKARLKKAHRLASRALAYGTIGEGFTDTMLVLSDNGPLILDKIQSSSSSVKATASQETVQLIAKTYAVKAQGALRELLEYCQSNAQYFPEYKLSTNYISDETTEDHIPRNDPDAGLAFF
- a CDS encoding AAA family ATPase; translation: MKEIIIVTGNMGSGKSSFCKALLKKTSNYTYICLDDFRKRKFEDVLTESHNPLEFEKEVAIATQNEITKHNKIIYETTGATRFFKDIHYRLTADQHKIFLIEINCPEDVCLERHYNREKQGHFHVVPQYGKGLSPEELIKRYSEKTKWIKPDLVLSSNTYNVDKLVDQFFRKYFPTGPIQSLKEILDDFNYNEALDWFKSNVKGKQFIKEMLSSGEDNFNRLKLKKALHEYLLEIENETEIQDDPKLKELEKTNEATTQLHSKIDPSSPLREEWSPLFKEANFLFIELEHEQDPERKEQMVFKILSLMDQVQELWDKSDFIKEHGHAPNFNSAGIENLSESQKTKRINTLRTYISKARKGKLKAEKIPEWEAEKLELERNLS
- a CDS encoding phospholipase D-like domain-containing protein; the protein is MSLFSINDLTNSTQEENSPQGSSIRFISQPSPMLLSSLKSLKTGIGDLEKNIVLPFATGGSWSLHQLMEYIMIQTGPCKLWFTTWTISEEPLRCMVEMIKKGLITELNAILDYRIAKNKPEAFQLAGNIITNIRLTKCHAKVLVLKNSEWQVTVIGSANLSKNPRLEAGVIFTDEKTAQFNIDWIEKEIYRKEGGL
- a CDS encoding JAB domain-containing protein — its product is METTTQKEIFRTIGEARISYRPTEIPFSTVTCSDDVETFLRQIWDIDTLEYCESFCVMTLNRANAITSYKIVSTGGSSSVIVDIKIIIQYAILAHASGIIVAHNHPSGNLKPSVADRNLTKKLKNAANTMDIPLLDHIILTKNEYLSFADDGYL